Sequence from the Streptomyces sp. NBC_00440 genome:
CGACACCGACGCGGGCACCGTCGAGGCCTGGGCGAACCAGCTGATCCCCATCTATCCGGCCTGCAAGGGGCTGGAGTCCTGGAAGATCGCCAAGGCGGTCGACGCCGTACTGCCCGCCGCCCAGGAGGCCGCCGACCCGCTGCCGCCCGCGCTGCGGGACGGACGCGGCCTCACCACGCTGCCCGACGCACTGCTGAAGGTGCACCGGCCGCAGACGAAGGCCGATGTCGCGGTTGCGCGGGACCGGCTGAAGTGGGACGAGGCCTTCGTCCTCCAGGTCGCGCTGGCCCGCCGGCGGTACGCCGAGACCCAACTGCCCGCGGTGGCACGGAAACCCGTACCGGGCGGGCTGCTCGACGCCTTCGACGCCAAGCTGCCGTTCACCCTCACCGAGGGCCAGCAGAAGGTCACCGGGGAGATCTTCGAGGGTCTCGCGACCGAGCACCCGATGCACCGGCTGCTCCAGGGAGAGGTCGGCTCGGGCAAGACCATGGTCGCGCTGCGCGCGATGCTCACGGTCGTCGACGCGGGCGGCCAGGCCGCGATGCTCGCGCCCACCGAAGTGCTCGCTCAGCAGCACCACCGCTCCATCACGGAGATGATGGGCGAGCTGGCCGAGGGCGGGATGCTCGGCGGCAGCGAGCAGTCCACGAAGGTCGTGCTGCTGACCGGCTCCATGGGCGCGGCCGCCCGTCGCAAGGCGCTGCTCGACCTGGTCACCGGTGAGGCCGGGCTCGTCATCGGCACGCACGCGCTGATCGAGGACAAGGTCCAGTTCCACGACCTCGGCCTGGTCGTGGTCGACGAGCAGCACCGTTTCGGTGTCGAGCAGCGGGACGCGCTGCGGGGCAAGGGGAAGCAGCCGCCCCATCTGCTGGTCATGACGGCCACGCCCATTCCCCGTACGGTCGCCATGACCGTCTTCGGGGACCTGGAGACCTCCGTTCTCGACCAGCTCCCCGCGGGCCGTTCCCCGATCGCCACCCATGTCGTACCGGCCAAGGACAAGCCGCACTTCCTGGCCCGGGCCTGGGAGCGGGTGCGTGAGGAGACGGAGAACGGCCACCAGGCGTACGTGGTGTGCCCGCGCATCGGGGACGGCGAGGACGAGCCGAAGAAGCGGAAGCCCGGATCCGATGACGCGGCAGCGGCGGAGGCCGGGGCCGACGCGGACAAGCGGCCCCCGCTCGCCGTGGTCGAGACCGCAGAACAGCTCAGGAACGGCCCGCTCAAGGGGCTGCGCATCGAGCTGCTGCATGGGCGGATGGCACCGGACGACAAGGACGACGTCATGCGTCGCTTCGCGGCGGGCGAGGTGGATGTCCTGGTCGCGACGACGGTCATCGAGGTCGGGGTCAACGTGCCCAATGCCACCGTCATGGTGATCATGGATGCCGACCGGTTCGGCGTATCGCAACTGCACCAGCTGCGCGGACGGGTGGGCCGCGGTTCGGCGCCCGGTCTCTGCCTCCTGGTGAGCGAGGCGCATGAAGCGGGTCCCGCGCGCGCCAGGCTCGGCGCGGTGGCCGCCACCCTCGACGGCTTCGAGCTGTCCCGTATCGACCTCGAACAGCGCCGCGAGGGCGACGTCCTGGGCCAGGCCCAGTCCGGCGTGCGGTCCTCGCTGCGGATGCTCGCCGTCATCGACGACGAGGAGGTCATCGCGGCGGCCCGCGAGGAGGCCGCCCAAGTCGTCGCGGCGGACCCGGAGCTCACCCGGCTGCCCGCACTGCGCACCGCCCTGGACGCCCTCCTCGACCAGGAGCGCGAGCGGTACCTCGACAAGGGCTGAGAGACTGGCCGGGACAGGAGCCCGGCCAGGACCGGCTCCGCCCACCGAGTTCCACCTGCTGAGTTCCGCCCACCGAGAAGGACAAGGACCGAGATGACCCGCGTGATCGCCGGTACGGCCGGCGGGCGCCGCCTCGCCGTACCGCCGGGCAACGGCACCCGCCCCACATCCGACCGTGCGCGCGAAGGGCTCTTCTCCACCTGGGAAGCGCTGCTCGGCACCCTGGACGGAACCCGGATCGCCGATCTGTACGCAGGGTCGGGCGCCGTCGGCCTGGAGGCGCTCTCCCGTGGCGCTGCGCATGCGCTGCTCGTCGAGGCGGACGCACGGGCGGTGGCCACGGTCCGCGACAACGTCCGTACGCTCGGTCTCCCCGGTGCGGAAGTGCGGACCGGCAAAGCCGAGCAGATCGTGACAGGACCGGCGCCGGGCTCCCCGTACGACGTGGTTTTCCTCGATCCGCCGTACGCCGTCACCGATGACGATCTTCGCGAGATCCTGCTCACAATCGGTGCTCAGGGCTGGCTCACCGGCGACGCGCTCGTCACGGTGGAACGGAGCACAAGAGGCGGAGAGTTCAAGTGGCCCAAGGGATTTGAGCCGCTGCGGGCCCGCCGGTACGGCGAGGCCACGCTTTGGTACGGTCGCGCCGCCTCTACGTGCGAAGACGCACGATGACCGGACCCGGGAGCGAGGGACTTCAGTTGCGCCGCGCCGTCTGTCCGGGGTCATTCGACCCCATCACCAATGGACACCTCGACATCATTGGCCGTGCCTCCAAGCTGTACGACGTCGTGCATGTGGCTGTGATGATCAACCAGTCGAAGCACGGCCTGTTCTCCGTCGAAGAGCGGATGGACCTGATCCGCCAGGTCACGGCCGATTTCGGGAACG
This genomic interval carries:
- the recG gene encoding ATP-dependent DNA helicase RecG — protein: MDRVPALDEPLKNTLGAPTAKVMAEHLDLHTVGDLLHHYPRRYAERGELTQLAELPLDEHVTVFAQVADARVLTFNQGRGRRLEVNITDGSGRLQLVFFGKGIHKPHKELLPGRRAMFAGKVSKFNQKFQLAHPTYELLDADTDAGTVEAWANQLIPIYPACKGLESWKIAKAVDAVLPAAQEAADPLPPALRDGRGLTTLPDALLKVHRPQTKADVAVARDRLKWDEAFVLQVALARRRYAETQLPAVARKPVPGGLLDAFDAKLPFTLTEGQQKVTGEIFEGLATEHPMHRLLQGEVGSGKTMVALRAMLTVVDAGGQAAMLAPTEVLAQQHHRSITEMMGELAEGGMLGGSEQSTKVVLLTGSMGAAARRKALLDLVTGEAGLVIGTHALIEDKVQFHDLGLVVVDEQHRFGVEQRDALRGKGKQPPHLLVMTATPIPRTVAMTVFGDLETSVLDQLPAGRSPIATHVVPAKDKPHFLARAWERVREETENGHQAYVVCPRIGDGEDEPKKRKPGSDDAAAAEAGADADKRPPLAVVETAEQLRNGPLKGLRIELLHGRMAPDDKDDVMRRFAAGEVDVLVATTVIEVGVNVPNATVMVIMDADRFGVSQLHQLRGRVGRGSAPGLCLLVSEAHEAGPARARLGAVAATLDGFELSRIDLEQRREGDVLGQAQSGVRSSLRMLAVIDDEEVIAAAREEAAQVVAADPELTRLPALRTALDALLDQERERYLDKG
- the rsmD gene encoding 16S rRNA (guanine(966)-N(2))-methyltransferase RsmD; translated protein: MTRVIAGTAGGRRLAVPPGNGTRPTSDRAREGLFSTWEALLGTLDGTRIADLYAGSGAVGLEALSRGAAHALLVEADARAVATVRDNVRTLGLPGAEVRTGKAEQIVTGPAPGSPYDVVFLDPPYAVTDDDLREILLTIGAQGWLTGDALVTVERSTRGGEFKWPKGFEPLRARRYGEATLWYGRAASTCEDAR